A stretch of Bacillota bacterium DNA encodes these proteins:
- a CDS encoding ABC transporter permease, producing the protein MREFMIRRFLYLIPTLILISIVSFIIINLPPGDYLTARIAELEMAGDTTSRQYLEQLKTYYGLDRPVYVQYIKWVTRFVRGDFGISFEYNKPVKDLIKERLALTILLSLSTMVFTWVVAVPIGIYSATHQHSFLDRFFTFVSFAGMATPGFLLALVIMVLVLMRFNQSLIGLFSPQYVNAPWDLAKFIDMLKHLWLPVVLIGFSGTAGLIRITRGNLLDVLGQQYILTARAKGLKEAMVIYKHAMRIAINPLISIAGMSLPGIIGGEMLTSIVLNLPTTGPLFYRALQVQDMFLAGSFLMFLVVFLVIGNFLADLALAWADPRIRYE; encoded by the coding sequence ATGCGGGAATTTATGATTCGAAGGTTCCTTTACCTGATACCCACATTAATTCTAATCAGCATCGTCAGCTTCATCATCATAAACCTGCCTCCGGGTGACTATCTCACAGCTCGCATTGCGGAGCTTGAGATGGCGGGTGATACCACATCCCGCCAGTACCTGGAGCAGTTGAAGACCTACTATGGCCTGGATAGGCCTGTGTATGTTCAATACATAAAATGGGTTACCCGGTTCGTCAGGGGGGATTTTGGCATATCGTTTGAGTATAACAAGCCGGTCAAAGACCTGATCAAGGAGAGGTTAGCCTTAACCATCCTTCTTTCGCTTTCGACCATGGTCTTCACCTGGGTGGTTGCAGTGCCCATAGGGATCTACTCAGCCACCCACCAGCACTCATTCCTGGATAGGTTCTTCACATTTGTAAGCTTTGCGGGCATGGCCACCCCGGGTTTCCTTTTAGCTCTGGTGATAATGGTTCTGGTCCTGATGAGGTTCAACCAATCCCTTATAGGGTTATTCTCCCCCCAATATGTGAATGCCCCCTGGGACCTTGCCAAATTCATAGATATGCTGAAACATCTCTGGTTGCCGGTAGTTCTCATTGGTTTCTCTGGGACTGCGGGGCTCATAAGAATCACTCGAGGGAACCTATTGGATGTGCTGGGACAACAGTATATCCTCACAGCTAGGGCTAAGGGTCTCAAGGAGGCTATGGTGATATACAAGCATGCTATGAGGATAGCAATAAATCCCCTTATCAGCATCGCTGGCATGAGCCTCCCGGGAATTATAGGCGGGGAGATGCTTACATCAATAGTCCTAAACCTCCCCACTACCGGTCCGCTGTTTTATAGGGCGCTTCAAGTACAGGATATGTTCCTGGCGGGGAGTTTCCTTATGTTCCTTGTGGTGTTCCTGGTGATCGGAAACTTCCTAGCGGACCTGGCCCTTGCGTGGGCGGATCCAAGAATCAGATACGAATGA
- a CDS encoding ABC transporter permease, with product MGKQVEEFKDLEERLLEEEEDKDYGLSYWQLVWRKFRRDKAALLGGGILILFYITMVFFAEFFAPYHLETRFIEHINAPPQRFHFIDTNGRFHLRPFVYGLKQEVDFESFTKVFKEDRSRVYPVRFFVRGDSYRLMGLFPGNIHLFGVEGQGTIFLFGTDRQGRDLFSRIFYGGRISLTVGLVGVFLSIFFGTVIGIASGYYGGTVDNIVQRSIEFLMSFPAIPLWMGLAAALPPDWSSIKVYFGITIILSVIGWGSLARQIRGKVLSLREEEYILAAKAMGAGEGSIIFTHLLPNCFSHIIVIATLSIPGMILGETSLSFLGLGIKPPMTSWGVLLQEAQNVRTVVQTPWLLIPVGFVILTVLCFNFLGDGLRDAADPFVRI from the coding sequence ATGGGAAAACAGGTTGAGGAATTCAAAGATCTTGAAGAACGGCTTTTGGAGGAAGAAGAGGATAAGGATTACGGGCTCTCTTACTGGCAGCTTGTTTGGAGGAAGTTCCGGCGCGATAAGGCTGCGCTTTTGGGTGGGGGTATACTTATCCTGTTCTATATTACAATGGTGTTCTTTGCGGAGTTCTTTGCGCCTTACCACCTGGAAACCAGGTTTATAGAGCATATAAACGCGCCGCCACAGCGGTTTCATTTCATCGATACCAATGGGAGGTTTCACCTTCGCCCCTTTGTTTACGGCCTCAAACAGGAGGTGGATTTCGAGAGTTTCACCAAGGTGTTCAAGGAGGATAGAAGCAGGGTCTACCCGGTAAGGTTCTTCGTGCGGGGTGATTCCTACCGGCTTATGGGGTTATTCCCTGGGAACATACATCTGTTCGGGGTTGAGGGCCAGGGCACTATCTTTCTGTTCGGTACGGATAGACAGGGCAGGGACCTGTTCTCGCGCATATTCTACGGAGGCAGGATCTCCCTTACGGTGGGCCTGGTGGGGGTTTTCCTGAGCATATTCTTCGGGACGGTTATCGGGATAGCATCCGGGTATTATGGGGGGACCGTAGATAACATAGTCCAGAGGTCCATAGAGTTCCTTATGTCATTCCCTGCTATACCTCTATGGATGGGGCTTGCGGCTGCTCTCCCGCCTGACTGGTCTTCGATAAAGGTTTACTTTGGTATTACCATCATCCTCTCGGTAATAGGTTGGGGAAGCCTCGCAAGGCAGATCCGTGGCAAGGTGCTTTCGCTCAGGGAGGAGGAGTACATACTGGCTGCAAAGGCCATGGGGGCCGGGGAGGGGAGCATAATCTTCACCCATCTTCTCCCCAACTGCTTTAGTCACATAATCGTGATAGCAACCCTTTCCATACCCGGCATGATACTGGGTGAGACCTCCCTGAGCTTTCTGGGGCTCGGGATCAAGCCCCCTATGACTAGCTGGGGGGTTCTCCTGCAGGAGGCCCAGAATGTAAGGACCGTTGTGCAGACCCCCTGGCTCTTGATCCCTGTCGGGTTTGTGATCCTGACGGTCCTCTGCTTCAATTTCCTTGGGGACGGGTTGCGGGATGCCGCCGACCCCTTTGTACGTATCTAG